The sequence GGTGCCGCCGGAGCAGTTGCCGAACGTGCCCTTAATGGCGCGGCCGGACGGGTCGGCCACGGTCTTCACCAGCGACGAGCCGGCAACGGGGCCGGTCAGTTCGTAGGTGGTGTCCGAAAGGTAGCGGCGGTTCAGCGGGGCGCCCTTGACGTAGCTCCACGGCTTGGTGGTGTTCTTGCGCTCGAGTTCCACCACGGCCAGGCCGTGCGCGGCGCGGCCGATAGCTCGGGTTTCCACCGGGTCGTAGCCGGCCGGGACCATGATGTTTTCGTTGGTGTACTCGTGGTTGGTGAACAGCACTGCGCGGCGGCCCTTGCTGCCCGGGATTTCCACGATGTCCGTGTAGTCGTTGTTGTAGCCGAACTGGCGGGCCTGGGCGGCAGCGGTCTGGTTGTTCAGGTCGAACTCGGGGGAATCGTTGAACAGCGGGTCGCCCCAGCGGATGATCGGCTGCCAGGTGAAGCCCTCCGGCACGGTGAAGGCGTCAACCGCTTTGTCCACGGGCTTGATGGCGGTGAACTGCAGCTTGGAGTTGCCGAAGCCTTCCTTGGCGGCCTTGGACAGGCCCGCGGCGGAGGCAGGCTCGGCGGAGCTTACGGCGGAACCGAGGGCGACGGCGAGCGCTCCGGCGGCGCCAAGGCCCAGGGCGGCGCGGCGGGACATGGTGGCGGAGGCGATGTCGCGGAAGTAGCTGTTGGAGCTGGTGTTGCAGACGTCGCCGGCGCAGGCGTTGTCGCACTTGAGCGCACAGGTGACAGGGCTGCGCTTGCCCTTGGTATGGCCGAGCATGGGCAGCAGGGTGAACTTGCGGGCAGTTTCAGACATGGGGAACCTTTCGAAGGAATGTCCTTGGGGTGCCCGATCACCCTTCCAGCCGCTTCCTAAGGAAACCCATCCATTTGATGAATCCAGGGTTAACCGCCCGTGACCTGCAGGAACGTTTCATCCGTCAATGCAGGTGGTACCGCCCCGTTCCGTGGGTTGGCTGAACATCCAACGGCTGCTTCCCGCTGGCGGTGGGCGGACTTAAAATTGGAGTGCTGGGCGGACGGCGCCAGCACAGGTTTGGCCGGACACGGCGCTGCAGGCGGCCCAAACACGTCACCCTGTCCAGAGCGGATGCCCCGGCATGAGCACGAACAGACCTGTGTGGCGGCGGGCGGTCTTCGCCGCCGTCCTCGCCGTGACCGGCTGCACCTACACCCCGGACGAGCCCGTCCCCTCCCCAAGCTCCCCCAACCCCTTCGGTTCCCTTGAGAACCAGGTGAAGCTGTTCATGAACGACGGCGCGGTGGCCACCGTCGTGCAGGTCAAATGGCCGGGAGGTGAGTGGTCCAAGGCCTTTGGCATGCGCGACCTTGAAACGAGGACCCCGGCACAGCCCACCGGCCGTGTGCAGATCGCCAGCGTCACCAAAACGATGACGGCCGTGGCAGTACTCAAACTCGTCGACGACCACCTCATCGGCCTGGACGACCCCGTAAACGATGTCATCCCCGGCTTCACAGCACTCAAGCCTCCGGGCCCCATCACCGTGAGACAGCTGCTCAGCCACACGTCTGGCATGCCGGAGGCCAACGATGCGTTGCCGCGCGACGTCGACTTCCGCCCAAGTGTTTCCCGGACGATGACGATGGAGCGGGGTTTGCAGCTGGCCGGCACCCTCCCGTGGGATGGGTCCAGCGTCGGCTCCTTTAGGTACTCGAACACGAACTACCTCGCACTCGGCCTGCTCATCCAGGAACTGCGGCATAAGCCCTTCACCAGCGTCATGCGTGAGGAGATCTTTGGTCCGCTTGGTTTGAAGAGCACCACCCTGGACCACCTCGACCCGCTCGAATCCGGGCTTCTCCACGGCTATGTGACCCTCCGGGGTGAGCGGATCGATACCACTGACAACATCTTCAGTGCCGGTTCGCCGGCCGTGGGCGCCGTGTCGACAGTGGAGGACATGAACCACTTCATGGCGGCCCTTTTCCAGGGCCGGGCAATCTCCGCCGCGTCGTTGGGCGCGATGACGGCGAAGACCGTCTTCTCGCCGTACGGGCTGGGCCTCTGGGAACACGCAGATGGCTGCTCGCCCCAGCCGCGGTACGCGGGCAGGGGGCTCTTCTGGGATTATCAGACTGTGGCGGTCAGCAGCAGCGACGGGCGCTACCAGGCCTCGATGACCGTCACCACCCCGCCGCTTCCGACAGAGCTGGAGGATGAGTCCACCCAGAACATGCGCGAACTCCTGGTCGGCCAAATCGAGTCAACCCTCAACGAGGCCCTCGACCGGCTGTGCGCGCCGGCCAAATGAGGAAACACCACTCCCCGATTGGTGGCCGTCTTCCTCAACCCACGGGATGCCCGTGCGAGCAGTGGTCCTCCCCCGGCAGGATCTCGTGCCCCTGGATGCAGGTCCGTTGCGGGGCAAGGGGCCGGTCATGGCTGCTGAGGAAGATACTGCTGGAGGCGCGCTCGATGCCCTCGTCCTCCCGCCTCAGCCATTCCGCCAGGTGCAGCCGGTGATGCTCCCCGGAGTTTTCCCGCTTTTTCGATTCATCCGCCTGATGCCTGAAAGGTATCTTCACCATGGCACTCGCGACCTTAAGTAACGTCCCTGTTCGGTGCAGGGAGGAACCGGTGGAACCATGATAGGAGCCCCGCAACCCTCCGGCAATCACCCGCAGGACGCCACCCTGCAGCGACATCCAATGCCGGCTAACTGCCCTTTGGGCGTGAAAACGGCAGCTTACTCAGCAGTCGCTGGGGTGAGGAGGGCGTGGACACGGCGGAGCCTGTCCAGCCACCAGTCCCGCCGGTCCGCGGGAGCCGCAAACCTTTCCAGCAGCCCGGCGTCGGCGGCCACGTCGCGGAGGCGGATGGCGCCGTCGTCGGCCACCAGGGGATCCAGGGTGACGTCGGATTCAAAAAGCGACACTGTGCCCAGGCCGCAGGCGTAGGGCAGGTCGGGCAGCGCGGCGGCCAGCGCCAGGCCGGCGCGGATGCCCACGGAGGTGTCAAGGGCGGAGCTGACGACGGCGGGGAGTCCTGCCTGTGCCACGATGTCCAGGGCGCGCCGCACTCCCCCGAGCGGCGCCACCTTGACCACGATCAGGTCCGCCGCGCCCGCCCGTGCCACCCGGAGGGGATCGGTTTCCTTCCGGACGCTCTCATCCGCCGCGATCAGCACCGGCGTCCCGGCCTCCTGCAACCGCCTCCGGACCTCGGCAAGGCCTTCGATGGAAGGCACCGGCTGCTCGGCGTACTCCAGCCCAACGGGCGCAAGCCGGGTCAACGCCTCCACGGCGCCGGCAACGTCCCACCCGCCATTGGCATCCACGCGGATGGCCGCATCCGGCAAAGCGGCGCGCACGGCACGCAGCCGGGATACGTCGTCGTCCAGTGACTGCCCCCGCTCCGCCACCTTGACCTTGACGGCGTCCACCCGGCCGAACCGTGCCAGCACATCCGGTACCCGGTCCGCGGCGACGGCGGGCACCGTGGCGTTGACCGGCACCGACGTCCGCACCGGGTCCGGGAACCCCTGCCATCCCGCCTCGATGGCCGCGGCCAGCCAGCGCGAGGCCTCGGCGTCGCCGTACTCCGGGAAGGGGCAGAACTCGCCCCAGCCCACGGGACCGCGCAGCAGGAGGGATTCGCGTTGCATGATGCCGCGGAACTTCACCCTCATGGGCAGGGTGACCACGTGGGCGTCAGCAAGCAATTCGTCGAGGGGCGGAACTGGCTGGGGCGTGCCATCGGGGGAAGGCGGAAAACCGGGGTTGGGCATGCCGCTTACTGTACGCGGCGGGCCGCGTGGTTCAGATCCATTTGTTGTGCTTGAACGCCAGGTAGAGGACCA comes from Pseudarthrobacter sp. NIBRBAC000502770 and encodes:
- a CDS encoding o-succinylbenzoate synthase, whose product is MPNPGFPPSPDGTPQPVPPLDELLADAHVVTLPMRVKFRGIMQRESLLLRGPVGWGEFCPFPEYGDAEASRWLAAAIEAGWQGFPDPVRTSVPVNATVPAVAADRVPDVLARFGRVDAVKVKVAERGQSLDDDVSRLRAVRAALPDAAIRVDANGGWDVAGAVEALTRLAPVGLEYAEQPVPSIEGLAEVRRRLQEAGTPVLIAADESVRKETDPLRVARAGAADLIVVKVAPLGGVRRALDIVAQAGLPAVVSSALDTSVGIRAGLALAAALPDLPYACGLGTVSLFESDVTLDPLVADDGAIRLRDVAADAGLLERFAAPADRRDWWLDRLRRVHALLTPATAE
- a CDS encoding serine hydrolase — translated: MSTNRPVWRRAVFAAVLAVTGCTYTPDEPVPSPSSPNPFGSLENQVKLFMNDGAVATVVQVKWPGGEWSKAFGMRDLETRTPAQPTGRVQIASVTKTMTAVAVLKLVDDHLIGLDDPVNDVIPGFTALKPPGPITVRQLLSHTSGMPEANDALPRDVDFRPSVSRTMTMERGLQLAGTLPWDGSSVGSFRYSNTNYLALGLLIQELRHKPFTSVMREEIFGPLGLKSTTLDHLDPLESGLLHGYVTLRGERIDTTDNIFSAGSPAVGAVSTVEDMNHFMAALFQGRAISAASLGAMTAKTVFSPYGLGLWEHADGCSPQPRYAGRGLFWDYQTVAVSSSDGRYQASMTVTTPPLPTELEDESTQNMRELLVGQIESTLNEALDRLCAPAK